TCTGGATTGTTTGGAGTTATTTACCCTTGATGTTGTGAATATTCCATCCTTGAATTCTGGTTTAACCAGGTGTCTGTTGTATTTAATCATTAGTTTTTGGGATTTTCCATTGCTTATGGCAACATGATCTTCCATTATCTCCAGTCCTAGACCTTCAGGAAGCCGAAGGGCCCTGTTTCCTATCCTAGACATGATCAGATGTAGTGTAGAACTTCTCCCCCTATGTTTAGCTTCTTGGAAGTTTTCTCGCATATTATcccctggttggttgatagtatGGCCGTACCCATTCCATTCATGATGGTCATCAGATCTTTAGCTTTACAGTAGATTCTGTGTCCGGGTTTAGAAACTCTCTTTATACCCCTGATGGCCGAATCTCCATTGTATTTCAGAAACACAGTTACATAGGCTATGTTGTTGGGGGTTTTCTTTTGGATGTAGTCAATTATGTAACCCTCTTTTCTCATGATCTCCAGTATTGCAATGATCATTTTTGATGAATAGAAAGACACTTCTTTGTGCTTTCTCCTGATGGCATTGTTGATCATGCAGAGTGTGTTTGCGATCGGATCTGTTATCATGATGCCTTTCTAATACCCGGAAGATATCCCTTTGTTGCACATTCTCTGAAGCATAGTCTGCACAGGCAGAAATCTCTGAACACAGCTCTAGGTCTTCCGCATCTTTGACACCGGTTGTAGGCCCTCACCTTGAACTTCGGATGCCTTTTGCTCTTTTCTATTAATGCCTTTTTAGCCATTGCTATTGTCTTTTTCCAAGTGGTAATCCTAAAGCCAACAATAGTTCATAtgctttatcatcatcattgGTTGAGGTGACGAATGTAATGTCCATACCCCTTGTCTTCTTTATGTCATCATAGACGATTTCAGTGAATATTATTTGTTCCTTTATTCCCATTGTAAGATTACCCCTTCCGTCGAATGAAGTGCTCTTTATTCCTTTGAAGTCCCTAACCCTAGGAAGGGCCACATGTATTAGTTTACCCAGAAAATTccacatgtttttatttcttagagtAACCTTAACTCCAATAGATTGTCCTTCCCTAAGCTTGAATTCGGCCACTGACTTTTTGGCTTTTGTAACGTAGGGCTTCTGGTTAGTTATTAGCTCAAGTTCATTTATTGACGACTCAAGATATCTCTTGTCCTGTGCTGCATCCCCACATCCTATATTCACCACAATCTTCTCCAGTCTAGGCACTTGCATGACTGAACTGAAGTTGTACTTTTCCTTAAGTTGGGGTACAACTTCATTCTTGAATTTATCCCTAAGTTCACTCATTCTTATCTTTATCTAACCACCGGTATAACTTCCCCGGTTTTTCTGTTAACCCTaactttctttccattctcaaTCTTAAATCCCACTTtcaccttcttctcttctttaccCACCACCAGAGCCACATTGGAAATGTGTATTGGGGCCTCCTTTTCACTGTAtccatttccctctccttttaCGGCCTTCTTAACTTTATTTACCCCTTCAACTATCACCCTATTCTCTTTTTCCAGAACCTTCAGCACAACACCCACAGAACCTTTATACCTACCGCTTATAACCTTCACTTTGTCTTTTTTAACTATTCTTTTCATTACAGTACTACCGGAGCCAACGAAAGTATCTTGTTGTACCCTCCTCTCCTAAGTTCTCTAGTCACCGGCCCGAATATCCTTGTTCCTATTGGATTTTTGTCCTCCTTAATGAGCACACATGCATTGTCGTCGAAGGATATCATCACTCCATTTCTTCTGTTTATGGGCTTTCTAGTTCTAACCACCAGAGCCTTAAACATATCCCCTTTCTTTATGTGCTCCGAACTGGAAAGACTCTTTACGGAAACAAGAACCACATCACCCACTGAAGCATACCTTCTTCCCGTACCACCATACACCTTAATAACTTGCACTTCCTTTGCTCCTGAATTATCCGCCACTCCCATGCGGCTCATGAACTGTATCATTACTTTGCTTCTTGTACTATCTCCAGTAGCCTTCACTTTTTCTTGGTCGAAAGAGGTCTACAACTTATTATTTTCACCACATCTCCGTCCTTTCCCTTCTCGTGTTCGTCATGGGCATGAAATTTATTGTGCATGGATATTCTTTTCTTGTATAGAGGGTGCATGACTTTTCTCTCTACTCTAACCACTATGGTTTTGGCGTTTTTGGTTGAAGTAATAACACCCTGAAGAACTTTCTTACCCCCTTTaccctccatttttattttttgtcctcTTCTTCAACCTTACCAAATGTGTGTCAGTCTTTGGGAGTTAATCTTTCGTTCCTCTCTCTAAGTATTGTAAGGCACTGGGCTATAACCTTCCTGCTCTTTTTCATGT
The nucleotide sequence above comes from Rattus rattus isolate New Zealand unplaced genomic scaffold, Rrattus_CSIRO_v1 PGA_scaffold_48, whole genome shotgun sequence. Encoded proteins:
- the LOC116889679 gene encoding 30S ribosomal protein S8-like, whose amino-acid sequence is MITDPIANTLCMINNAIRRKHKEVSFYSSKMIIAILEIMRKEGYIIDYIQKKTPNNIAYVTVFLKYNGDSAIRGIKRVSKPGHRIYCKAKDLMTIMNGMGTAILSTNQGIICEKTSKKLNIGGEVLHYI